The following are encoded together in the Bradymonas sediminis genome:
- a CDS encoding peptide chain release factor 3 — protein MSPASTTELSPKKLKREVARRRTFAIISHPDAGKTTLTEKLLLYGGALHLAGSVKSRRAAKHAVSDWMEMEQQRGISITSSVLQFEYKKHFINLLDTPGHADFSEDTYRTLAAADSAVMLVDVAKGVEPQTIKLFKVCSMRKMPVFTFVNKMDRYGRQPLEIIEEIETVLGIGVVPINWPIGMGKDFKGVYDRMTKEVILFDSEGTHGEAIVDAKTIQIEDPKLATILGDKGYAKLLEEIELLEIAGEPFDLEKVRNGEQSPMFFGSAMTNFGLAPFLKYFVEMAPSPEDVKNPPVSPTRPDFSGFIFKIQANMNPSHRDRIAFMRITSGRYTRDMQAHLLRENRTMKLGYPQQFMASERELVEEAYAGDILGLYDPGYFKIGDSLSTGDPVEAREIPRFSPEHFAVVELKDPLRRKQLDKGLNQLSEEGAIQVFRQPHVGNQTIVGAVGILQFEVLKHRLEHEYNVKVLLRTLGFKHARWIGGEFDEAKFERQDYTMVLKDREDLPILLLRNDWALNFVRNNEPGIKLLTNPPGTPGLEELHGKGWGF, from the coding sequence CCGGCGCCGCACCTTTGCCATCATCTCGCATCCCGACGCGGGTAAGACGACGCTCACCGAGAAGCTGCTGCTCTACGGCGGGGCGTTGCACCTGGCCGGCAGCGTGAAGTCGCGCCGCGCGGCCAAGCACGCGGTCAGTGACTGGATGGAGATGGAGCAGCAGCGCGGCATCTCGATCACCTCGAGCGTGTTGCAATTCGAGTATAAGAAGCATTTCATCAATCTTCTGGACACCCCGGGGCATGCCGACTTCTCCGAGGATACCTACCGCACCCTGGCCGCCGCCGACAGCGCGGTCATGCTCGTGGACGTCGCCAAGGGCGTGGAGCCGCAGACCATCAAGCTCTTTAAGGTCTGCAGCATGCGCAAGATGCCGGTGTTCACCTTCGTCAATAAGATGGACCGCTACGGGCGCCAGCCGCTGGAGATCATCGAGGAGATCGAGACGGTCCTGGGCATCGGGGTGGTGCCGATCAACTGGCCGATCGGCATGGGAAAAGACTTCAAGGGCGTCTACGACCGCATGACCAAAGAGGTCATCCTCTTTGACTCCGAGGGCACCCACGGCGAGGCGATCGTCGACGCCAAGACGATCCAAATCGAGGACCCCAAGCTGGCCACCATCCTGGGCGACAAGGGCTACGCCAAGCTCTTGGAAGAGATCGAGCTTTTAGAGATCGCAGGCGAACCCTTCGACCTGGAAAAGGTGCGCAACGGCGAGCAGTCGCCGATGTTCTTCGGCAGCGCGATGACCAACTTCGGGTTGGCTCCCTTTCTGAAATATTTCGTCGAGATGGCGCCCTCCCCCGAGGACGTCAAGAACCCGCCGGTGTCGCCCACGCGCCCGGACTTCTCCGGATTTATCTTCAAAATCCAGGCGAATATGAACCCGAGCCACCGCGACCGCATCGCGTTTATGCGCATCACCTCGGGGCGCTACACCCGCGATATGCAGGCGCACCTGCTGCGCGAGAATCGCACGATGAAGCTGGGCTACCCGCAGCAATTTATGGCCAGCGAGCGCGAGCTGGTCGAAGAGGCCTACGCCGGCGATATCCTCGGGCTTTATGACCCGGGTTATTTCAAGATCGGCGACTCCCTATCGACCGGCGATCCGGTCGAAGCCCGCGAGATCCCGCGCTTTAGCCCGGAGCATTTCGCCGTGGTCGAGCTCAAAGATCCGCTGCGCCGAAAGCAGCTCGACAAGGGCCTCAACCAGCTCAGCGAAGAGGGCGCCATTCAGGTCTTCCGCCAGCCGCATGTGGGCAACCAGACCATCGTCGGGGCGGTCGGTATCCTGCAATTTGAGGTGCTTAAACATCGCCTGGAGCACGAATATAACGTCAAAGTGCTGCTGCGCACCCTCGGGTTCAAGCACGCGCGCTGGATCGGCGGGGAGTTCGACGAGGCCAAATTCGAGCGCCAAGACTACACGATGGTCCTCAAAGATCGCGAAGATTTGCCCATTCTCCTACTCCGAAACGATTGGGCGCTTAACTTCGTGCGCAATAACGAGCCGGGCATCAAATTATTGACCAACCCGCCGGGCACCCCGGGGCTTGAAGAGCTTCACGGAAAGGGCTGGGGTTTCTGA